From Plasmodium brasilianum strain Bolivian I chromosome 7, whole genome shotgun sequence, the proteins below share one genomic window:
- a CDS encoding alkaline phosphatase, with amino-acid sequence MKICIKLFLVFFAFTKCVSGQADQIIHEKLTNFVFLSCNYQKGKVNEELLKAVEKRNPQLMLWIGDYFYSECSELKCLDEVYNYIKNDSFYLRLKEKFVIDGIYDDHDYNKNNGDRLYKYKKESKTKYLDYLNVDKSDIRYKRNGAYVSKLYIDPNDENNQVKIIILDTRYNKDPYPFYAPDSYKDHIIHIFISFFVRFHAALFGLYHNSKNDILGNEQWKWLEKELTNSKARAHIVISSIQIFSNHVMNENWGLMPFALKRLKSVIKKTKPKGLIFLSGDVHFASIIGNEENIVEVTSSSVNQENLLSYVNKYFIYLSTNIFNKRSSFELNKIYGFNNFGSVNINYKNENEINIKTCVHDSHGVEVLIANQVFNKKKNIYEKSKNLHVINDEFATFTYKTQAKICMHIIIYILLLLWFLQVLFIICKLLGLCKSKKVNKKTKEA; translated from the exons atgaaaatttgtataaaattgtttttagTATTTTTCGCGTTTACTAAATGTGTGAGTGGACAAGCAGACCAAATAATTcatgaaaaattaacaaattttgtttttttaagcTGTAACTATCAAAAGGGAAAAGTAAATGAAGAGTTACTAAAAGCAGTAGAAAAAAGGAATCCTCAACTGATGTTGTGGATAGgggattatttttattcagaATGTAGTGAATTGAAGTGTTTGGATGaagtttataattatattaagaatgactcattttatttaagaTTAAAGGAAAAGTTTGTTATTGATGGTATATATGATGATCatgattataataaaaacaatggagatcgtttatataaatataaaaaggaaagtaaaacaaaatatttagaCTATTTAAATGTAGACAAAAGTGATATAagatataaaagaaatggaGCATATGTATCAAAATTGTATATAGACCCAAACGATGAAAACAATCAAGTGaagataattattttagaCACAAGATATAATAAAGACCCTTATCCCTTTTATGCTCCTGATTCGTACAAAGATCATAtcatacacatatttatatccTTCTTTGTGCGTTTTCATGCAGCATTATTTGGTTTGTACCACAATAGCAAAAACGATATATTAGGAAATGAACAGTGGAAATGGCTAGAAAAGGAGCTAACCAATTCGAAAGCACGTGCACATATCGTAATTTCATCTATACAG ATTTTTTCTAATCACGTAATGAATGAAAATTGGGGTTTAATGCCATTCGCGCTGAAACGATTAAAAAGtgttataaaaaagacaaaacCAAAAggtttaatatttttaagtggTGATGTACATTTTGCCAGTATTATtggaaatgaagaaaatattgtAGAAGTTACAAGCAGTAGTGTAAATCAAGAAAATTTGTTAagttatgtaaataaatattttatttacctttctacaaatatatttaataaaagaagttCATTTgagttaaataaaatatacggATTCAACAATTTTGGTTcagttaatattaattacaagaacgaaaatgaaataaatattaaaacatgtGTACATGACTCCCATGGTGTGGAGGTTTTAATAGCAAATCaagtttttaataaaaaaaaaaatatatatgaaaaatcgAAAAATTTACATGTAATAAATGATGAATTTGCGACCTTTACATATAAAACCCAAGCCAagatatgtatgcatattattatttatatattattattgttatggTTTCTTCAAGTACTTttcattatatgtaaattgcTAGGACTCTgcaaaagtaaaaaagtaaataagaaaacaaaagaagCCTAG